The genomic interval ATGAACTTGTGTATATTTTCAGCGTAATCATATTTTTTCTATATTGCAAGGGAGACCGGCTATGAATAACGCACGACATCTATTTACCTCGGAATCGGTGGGAGAAGGACATCCCGATAAACTGTGCGATCAGGTGTCGGACGCGATTCTCGACGCCTGTCTCCGCGACGATCCTACGAGCCATGTCGCCTGCGAAACCTTCGCGTCGACGGCGCTCGTCCTGGTCGGCGGGGAAATTACAACGAACACCTACGTCGACGTACAAAAAATCGCCCGCGATATTGCCCGTGAAATCGGCTACACGGATTCTGACTACGGCCTCGACTGCGATTCGATGGCGGTAATGGACATGATCCACTCTCAATCTCCCGATATTAATCAGGGCGTAGCAGGATCCGGGCTCGAAGAATACAAAGGCCAGCAGGGCGCCGGAGACCAGGGAATGATGTTCGGCTTCGCGTGCACCGAGACGCCCGAGCTCATGCCCGCGCCCATAATGTACTCTCACGCGCTTCTCCACAAAGCGACGCTTCTTCGGAAAAGCAAGCAAATCCCCTGGCTCAGGCCGGACGCGAAAAGCCAGGTTACGGTAGAATACGACGGCCACAAACCGATTCGGGTCGATACAGTCGTCATTTCCCACCAGCATGATCCGGATGTTTCGCATGCGACAATCAAAGAAGCGATGATCGAAGAAGTTATCCGGCCGGTTCTCGGATCCACCGGTTTACTGGACGCGGATACTAAATTCTTCATCAACCCGACCGGACGCTTCGTCATAGGCGGGCCCTTCGGCGATACCGGCTTGACCGGACGAAAAATCATCGTGGACACCTACGGCGGCATGGGACGGCACGGAGGCGGAGCGTTCTCGGGAAAGGATCCGTCGAAAGTGGACAGATCCGCGGCGTATATGGCC from Teretinema zuelzerae carries:
- the metK gene encoding methionine adenosyltransferase, which codes for MNNARHLFTSESVGEGHPDKLCDQVSDAILDACLRDDPTSHVACETFASTALVLVGGEITTNTYVDVQKIARDIAREIGYTDSDYGLDCDSMAVMDMIHSQSPDINQGVAGSGLEEYKGQQGAGDQGMMFGFACTETPELMPAPIMYSHALLHKATLLRKSKQIPWLRPDAKSQVTVEYDGHKPIRVDTVVISHQHDPDVSHATIKEAMIEEVIRPVLGSTGLLDADTKFFINPTGRFVIGGPFGDTGLTGRKIIVDTYGGMGRHGGGAFSGKDPSKVDRSAAYMARYVAKTIVAAGLAERCEIQLAYAIGVPFPVSIMVDTFGTGLADETAITNAVKAVFDLSPAGIVKTLDLCRPIYQATAAYGHFGRSQFPWEKLDRVEELKKAVK